The following coding sequences lie in one Trueperaceae bacterium genomic window:
- a CDS encoding DUF4384 domain-containing protein → MRYKTLRLAFVALAVALLASACTIYVRPGGFVSDDISLSGVIQDFRPTRGAGSSYYPGENVEFRIVTTQSGYVTLTALDPDGRIYVFERNIPVSAGATYLPLAGARHVYTVNPPRGLQRVRASFTSTATDGNVRYVGRYGDGEWSSAISLEIRPSPVRDVAETDFYIR, encoded by the coding sequence ATGAGATACAAGACGCTTCGCCTCGCCTTCGTGGCGCTCGCGGTCGCCCTCCTCGCCTCTGCCTGCACGATCTACGTGCGGCCGGGCGGGTTCGTGAGCGACGACATCTCCCTGAGCGGCGTCATCCAGGACTTCAGGCCCACGCGCGGGGCCGGCTCGAGCTACTACCCGGGCGAGAACGTGGAGTTCCGCATCGTCACCACCCAGAGCGGCTACGTGACCCTGACGGCGCTCGACCCAGACGGTCGGATCTACGTCTTCGAACGCAACATCCCCGTCTCGGCCGGGGCGACCTATCTGCCCCTCGCGGGCGCTCGGCACGTTTACACGGTCAACCCGCCGCGTGGCCTGCAGCGCGTGCGCGCCAGCTTCACCTCCACTGCCACCGACGGCAACGTGCGCTACGTGGGGCGCTACGGCGACGGCGAATGGTCGAGCGCCATCTCCCTCGAGATCCGCCCCTCCCCCGTGCGTGACGTAGCGGAGACGGACTTCTACATCCGCTGA
- a CDS encoding DnaJ domain-containing protein, producing the protein MSRTLRDPYEVLGVQRDASPDTLKAAYRQKALRYHPDRNPGDREAEERFKEVSEAYAILRDPDARARYDRYGAQQPATYRHDTSNVDWRDVFREADIHVDWGGQSGVPQTGNAVFDMLFGMMSGVLRQAGMVAGRTYEVRLGLSLGALHDGTEATIAVPGPSVCQTCKGTGRVDASQVGGRSPGPFEATSAPQSAMVVCPDCGGRRVRRAGVRLSVRVPAGAGLGGKLRLAGAGEPGNPPGDVLVQVGWAQPQGASANGLDVTGRLTLTPIEAARGADAEFDGVSVTVPKGSRAGDTVVVRGKGLIGQGVSGDLRLTLETAWLEGAARAAGRWLRKLTQGGERK; encoded by the coding sequence GTGAGCCGCACCCTTCGCGACCCCTACGAGGTCCTCGGCGTCCAGCGCGACGCATCACCAGACACGCTCAAAGCGGCTTACCGCCAGAAGGCGCTGCGGTATCACCCGGATCGCAACCCCGGCGACCGCGAGGCCGAGGAGCGCTTCAAGGAGGTCTCGGAGGCCTACGCCATCCTGCGCGACCCGGACGCTCGCGCGCGCTACGACAGGTACGGAGCGCAGCAACCCGCCACGTACCGTCACGACACGAGCAACGTCGACTGGCGCGACGTGTTCCGCGAGGCCGACATCCATGTCGATTGGGGCGGCCAGAGCGGGGTACCCCAGACGGGCAACGCGGTGTTCGACATGCTCTTCGGGATGATGTCCGGCGTCCTCCGCCAGGCCGGCATGGTGGCCGGACGCACTTACGAGGTACGGCTCGGGCTGAGCCTAGGGGCCTTGCATGACGGCACGGAGGCGACCATCGCCGTCCCCGGGCCCAGCGTCTGCCAGACGTGCAAGGGCACCGGGAGGGTCGATGCGAGCCAGGTCGGTGGCCGTTCGCCGGGGCCCTTCGAGGCGACGAGCGCCCCTCAGAGCGCCATGGTCGTGTGTCCGGACTGCGGGGGCCGGAGGGTAAGGCGGGCGGGGGTGAGGCTGAGCGTGAGGGTGCCCGCCGGCGCCGGCCTGGGCGGCAAGCTGCGGCTCGCGGGCGCAGGCGAACCGGGCAACCCGCCGGGTGACGTCCTCGTTCAGGTGGGCTGGGCTCAGCCGCAAGGCGCGAGCGCGAACGGCCTGGACGTGACGGGCCGGCTCACGCTCACGCCCATAGAGGCCGCGCGCGGCGCCGACGCCGAGTTCGACGGCGTGAGCGTCACCGTCCCGAAGGGTAGTCGGGCGGGCGACACCGTCGTAGTCCGCGGCAAGGGCCTGATCGGCCAAGGCGTGAGCGGCGACCTGAGGCTGACCCTCGAGACCGCTTGGCTGGAAGGGGCGGCTCGCGCCGCCGGCCGCTGGTTGCGTAAGCTGACGCAAGGAGGCGAGCGCAAGTGA
- a CDS encoding helix-turn-helix transcriptional regulator yields MRIRIHELLAAASASGGGGHGKDDPHAVDQDKPLYVISVAAELVDMHPQTLRLYERKGLIEPSRSAGKTRLYSQRNIEQLREIRRLTQELGVNLAGVEEIIRLRQRLDELQASMEGRITNIQGQLRDRLDALRSRALAMPDDEAGGEQPTDENDEG; encoded by the coding sequence GTGAGGATACGCATACACGAGCTACTGGCAGCCGCAAGCGCCTCTGGTGGCGGAGGCCACGGCAAGGACGACCCACACGCCGTGGACCAGGACAAGCCGCTCTACGTCATCAGCGTGGCCGCCGAGCTGGTCGACATGCACCCGCAGACGCTGAGGCTCTACGAACGCAAGGGGCTCATAGAGCCGAGCCGCAGCGCCGGCAAGACGCGCCTCTACTCGCAGCGCAACATCGAGCAGCTCCGCGAGATCAGGCGCCTGACGCAAGAGCTGGGCGTCAACCTCGCCGGCGTCGAGGAGATCATCAGGTTGCGCCAGCGGCTCGACGAGTTGCAGGCCTCGATGGAGGGTCGCATCACTAACATCCAAGGGCAGTTGCGCGACCGCCTGGACGCCCTGAGGAGCCGCGCCCTCGCCATGCCGGACGACGAGGCCGGCGGCGAGCAGCCCACCGACGAGAACGACGAAGGCTGA
- the smc gene encoding chromosome segregation protein SMC, with protein MRLASLTLQGFKSFGNRVSIEFAPGVTAIIGPNGSGKSNVIDALRWTTGGGRAREFRATDKTDLIFHGASGKRSVGLAEVEVELRDGARSVKVYRSLDREGTTRLKLDGRNARLLDVEDALAGSGLGRSGVAIIGQGEVSQVLMADPAKLLEYVAEAAGVARLAGRREQTSARLDTATQHLARLQDVLVELAARGAALEREAKDAGRHAGLSAEQLALRYTLAAARVSTLRSELRELEERRGLLEAAILEGRELLEAARAATRSGATSRDAAEERYREASAQLEYRRGNLRLAEERLARLTERLGDLTDQAERARAELTGIEAAMPPTEPEESPDAASRSVETALAAQREAEAAFASAVELEGVKRQAFERRRAEHAEAERAAAALGSTRAAIEDQLARVNEQLAGLAADTELADLPAAVARQNAAAAELARVEAHVETQRAALTRAHEEHALLSAEAVSRTRAAGRSRAAFEARRGFAQGPRNALSSGLPGVVGAVADLVKVAPEYQEAIAGALGRRAEYVVVTDADSGEAVIGHVRRAGGFVTVLPLDLLRRQPERGYGSFATRRGVVAPALELVSMASQYRVLFENLLGGTVVVGTMADATAIARQEAQRPRLVTLEGDVVEATGAMSGGKRSQHATVLGAAAELEEAEAAAATATAASEASAARLTTAQAYLRSLLDEQRAAADENRAAAQALAAAREQHAGHERLAADLQARKERLISEAAALAATEVGDEEGRSVAALALALASAEADLSTAAADLETVRALAEERKLAASSAKQAAALVEERWRTYLDAEARFAAGVQRARALRDALATTAEREAELARELTEARAARDLAEAAVPANLDAEESALKTAREGLAAAEAALARATEAQATRAQELEEAKVQSARRETALELAQEELRDFPDGLVALDTSERAARARLREVGEELEALGAVNHRAVADLAEAKERLENLEVEAVQATLAVTELQAALERIDKETTVRLGGAVERLQESFGRHVRQLFGDDGRGGIEVEADGARPVGLRIRLQPPGKQTQSLHLLSVGERTMGALAFLFSLLSADGASLPVAVLDEVDAPLDEANIRRYGSFVERLAQRGTQFVLITHQKATFEIAEAIWGVTTEQGVSRVFSVRKEPESGAGQLAGTLPVR; from the coding sequence GTGCGATTGGCGTCCCTGACGCTGCAAGGTTTCAAGAGCTTCGGCAACCGGGTGAGCATCGAGTTCGCGCCCGGCGTCACCGCCATCATCGGTCCGAACGGTTCGGGCAAGTCGAACGTCATCGACGCGCTGCGCTGGACGACCGGCGGCGGCCGCGCGCGCGAGTTCCGCGCGACCGACAAGACCGACCTGATCTTCCACGGTGCCAGCGGCAAGCGCTCGGTCGGGCTCGCCGAGGTGGAGGTCGAGCTGAGGGACGGCGCTAGGAGCGTCAAGGTCTACCGCAGCCTCGACCGCGAGGGGACCACCCGGCTCAAGCTCGACGGACGCAACGCGAGGCTGCTCGACGTGGAGGACGCGCTGGCTGGGAGCGGTCTCGGGCGCTCGGGTGTGGCGATCATCGGGCAAGGCGAGGTCAGCCAGGTGTTGATGGCCGACCCGGCCAAGCTCCTGGAGTACGTGGCCGAGGCGGCCGGGGTGGCCCGGCTGGCCGGCCGTAGGGAGCAGACCTCGGCGCGGCTCGATACGGCCACGCAGCACCTGGCGCGGCTGCAGGACGTACTCGTCGAGCTGGCGGCGCGCGGCGCGGCGCTGGAGAGGGAGGCGAAAGACGCCGGCAGGCACGCCGGTCTGAGCGCCGAGCAGCTCGCGCTGCGCTATACGCTCGCCGCCGCTCGCGTGAGCACCTTGCGCTCCGAGCTGCGCGAGCTGGAGGAGCGACGCGGGCTGCTCGAGGCCGCCATCCTGGAAGGGCGGGAGTTGCTCGAGGCGGCGCGGGCGGCGACCAGGTCCGGGGCCACCTCCCGGGACGCCGCCGAGGAGCGGTACCGCGAGGCGTCGGCCCAGCTCGAGTACCGGCGGGGCAACCTGAGGCTCGCCGAGGAGCGCCTCGCGCGCCTGACGGAGCGCCTCGGCGACCTGACCGATCAGGCGGAGCGCGCGCGCGCCGAGCTCACGGGCATCGAGGCGGCCATGCCACCTACGGAGCCGGAGGAGTCGCCGGACGCCGCGAGCAGGAGCGTCGAGACCGCCCTCGCGGCACAACGCGAAGCGGAGGCCGCGTTCGCCTCCGCCGTCGAGCTCGAGGGGGTGAAGCGGCAGGCCTTCGAACGGCGGCGCGCCGAGCACGCCGAGGCCGAGAGGGCGGCCGCGGCGCTTGGCTCGACGCGCGCGGCCATCGAGGACCAACTGGCGAGGGTGAACGAGCAGCTCGCCGGCCTGGCGGCCGACACTGAGCTCGCCGACCTGCCCGCGGCCGTCGCACGCCAAAACGCGGCCGCGGCCGAGCTGGCGCGCGTCGAGGCGCACGTCGAGACGCAGCGGGCGGCGCTCACGCGAGCGCACGAGGAGCATGCGCTCCTGAGCGCGGAGGCCGTCTCCCGCACCCGCGCCGCCGGCCGCAGCCGGGCGGCGTTCGAGGCCCGCCGCGGCTTCGCGCAAGGCCCGCGCAACGCCCTGAGCTCCGGCCTGCCCGGAGTGGTGGGGGCCGTGGCCGACCTCGTCAAGGTCGCCCCCGAGTATCAGGAGGCGATCGCGGGCGCCCTCGGCAGGCGCGCAGAGTACGTCGTCGTGACGGACGCCGACTCCGGCGAGGCCGTCATCGGCCACGTGCGGCGCGCGGGCGGCTTCGTGACCGTGCTGCCCCTCGACCTGCTGCGGCGCCAGCCCGAGCGCGGCTACGGCTCGTTCGCCACGCGCCGAGGCGTGGTGGCTCCCGCCTTGGAGCTCGTGAGCATGGCCTCGCAGTACCGGGTCCTGTTCGAGAACCTCCTCGGGGGGACCGTGGTGGTCGGGACGATGGCAGACGCCACCGCCATCGCGAGGCAGGAGGCGCAACGCCCACGCCTCGTCACGCTGGAGGGCGACGTGGTGGAGGCCACGGGCGCCATGTCCGGGGGCAAACGCTCGCAACACGCCACGGTCCTGGGCGCCGCCGCCGAGCTGGAGGAGGCGGAGGCCGCCGCTGCCACGGCGACCGCCGCCAGCGAGGCGAGCGCCGCGCGACTGACGACGGCGCAGGCGTACCTGCGGTCGCTCCTGGACGAGCAGCGCGCGGCCGCCGATGAGAACCGGGCCGCCGCACAGGCGCTCGCCGCCGCCCGGGAGCAGCACGCCGGGCACGAGCGGCTCGCCGCCGACCTTCAGGCGCGCAAGGAGCGGTTGATCTCAGAGGCGGCGGCGCTCGCTGCCACAGAGGTCGGAGACGAAGAAGGGCGATCGGTGGCCGCGCTCGCGCTGGCCCTGGCGAGCGCCGAGGCCGACCTGTCGACCGCCGCCGCGGACCTGGAGACCGTCAGGGCGCTCGCGGAGGAGCGTAAGCTCGCCGCGAGCTCGGCCAAGCAGGCGGCCGCGCTCGTCGAGGAACGGTGGCGCACTTACCTCGACGCAGAGGCGCGCTTCGCCGCCGGCGTGCAGCGCGCGCGCGCGCTTCGCGACGCCCTGGCGACGACCGCCGAACGCGAGGCCGAGCTGGCCCGCGAGCTCACCGAGGCGCGCGCCGCTCGCGACCTCGCCGAGGCGGCCGTTCCCGCGAACCTCGACGCCGAGGAGAGCGCTCTCAAGACGGCGCGCGAGGGCCTGGCGGCGGCGGAGGCCGCCCTCGCCCGCGCGACCGAGGCGCAGGCCACACGCGCCCAGGAGCTGGAGGAGGCCAAGGTCCAGTCCGCCCGCCGCGAGACGGCGCTCGAGCTGGCCCAGGAGGAGCTGCGCGACTTCCCTGACGGCCTCGTAGCGCTCGACACGAGCGAGCGCGCCGCCAGGGCCCGCCTCCGCGAGGTCGGTGAGGAGCTCGAGGCGCTCGGCGCCGTCAACCACCGGGCGGTAGCCGACCTGGCCGAGGCGAAGGAGCGCCTGGAGAACCTGGAGGTCGAGGCGGTCCAGGCGACGCTCGCGGTGACCGAGCTCCAAGCGGCCCTTGAGCGGATCGACAAGGAGACGACCGTGCGCCTCGGCGGAGCCGTGGAGCGGCTCCAGGAGTCGTTCGGCCGCCACGTGCGCCAGCTGTTCGGCGACGACGGCCGCGGCGGCATCGAGGTCGAGGCGGACGGAGCAAGGCCCGTCGGCCTGCGCATCCGCCTGCAACCGCCGGGCAAGCAGACCCAGTCGCTGCACCTGCTCTCCGTCGGCGAGCGGACCATGGGGGCGCTCGCCTTCCTGTTCTCGCTGCTCTCGGCGGACGGGGCGAGCCTCCCGGTCGCGGTCCTCGACGAGGTCGACGCCCCACTCGACGAGGCGAACATCCGCCGTTACGGGTCCTTCGTCGAGCGCCTCGCCCAGCGCGGGACACAGTTCGTCCTCATCACCCACCAGAAGGCGACCTTCGAGATCGCCGAGGCCATCTGGGGCGTGACGACGGAGCAGGGCGTCTCACGCGTCTTCAGCGTGCGCAAGGAGCCGGAGTCGGGCGCGGGGCAGCTGGCGGGCACGCTCCCCGTCCGATGA
- a CDS encoding biotin--[acetyl-CoA-carboxylase] ligase, giving the protein MSSVRRIDWRVEHHDVVDSTQDVLKRRLAEGDDVAWVVVRAGAQTAGRGRRGGEWRSGAGGSYSTFAVPEPPGVGPTPLLPLAVGVGVAESLAGAGAPCAVKWPNDLYYRGKKLGGILVERAKGHLLIGIGINVDNPIPPGSVALAGVLTRAAVQDLVLEGVETALELIAEASESLPDDLRRRFAARDWLFGKLVTVEDAVALGGISASAGQADGVAGPAPNRSLTGVARGIAADGSLLLQVGENEEPYRVRAGTIGTYR; this is encoded by the coding sequence ATGAGTTCGGTCCGGCGGATCGACTGGCGCGTCGAGCATCATGATGTCGTCGACTCGACGCAGGACGTCCTCAAACGCCGCCTCGCGGAGGGCGATGACGTAGCGTGGGTGGTGGTCCGCGCCGGAGCCCAAACGGCCGGCAGAGGCAGGCGGGGAGGTGAGTGGCGTAGCGGCGCGGGCGGCTCCTACTCGACCTTCGCCGTTCCAGAGCCGCCAGGGGTGGGCCCCACGCCCTTGCTCCCGTTGGCGGTCGGTGTCGGCGTGGCGGAGTCCCTGGCAGGCGCCGGCGCCCCGTGCGCAGTCAAGTGGCCCAACGACCTCTACTACCGCGGCAAGAAGCTGGGCGGCATCCTTGTGGAGCGGGCCAAAGGTCACCTCCTCATCGGGATCGGCATCAACGTCGACAACCCCATCCCGCCGGGCTCGGTGGCGCTGGCAGGCGTGTTGACGCGCGCGGCCGTCCAAGACCTCGTGCTCGAAGGCGTCGAGACGGCGCTGGAGCTGATCGCCGAGGCGTCGGAGTCGCTCCCCGACGACCTTCGCCGCCGGTTCGCCGCCCGCGACTGGCTGTTCGGCAAGCTCGTCACCGTCGAGGACGCCGTCGCCCTCGGCGGGATCTCCGCCTCCGCCGGACAGGCGGACGGCGTCGCTGGTCCCGCGCCCAACCGTAGTCTGACGGGCGTGGCCCGCGGCATCGCTGCCGACGGCAGCCTGCTGCTGCAAGTAGGGGAGAACGAGGAGCCGTACCGCGTGAGAGCCGGCACCATCGGCACGTACCGATGA
- a CDS encoding response regulator produces MRDGRHPAQVLGRLRDGGERAELVLVATRNDAYVAGLASVAGAKRILLATDGTVTGYGDAHARHAPETIPGPEVWIVDDSPAIRLLARSAFQRAGWQPTEFEDLHSVQGALAEGPAPAAVVLDVYLPDGNGLHHAREFVERGAAVIMLSNLAGPEQVEQAFAAGAIDIVAKPLDMRSLVARVARAVDQASGTDRLGDGNAVGPSYSPATNGTATLEAI; encoded by the coding sequence TTGCGCGACGGACGTCACCCGGCCCAGGTGCTCGGGCGCCTGCGCGACGGTGGCGAGAGGGCGGAGCTCGTGCTCGTAGCGACCCGCAACGACGCCTACGTCGCCGGGCTGGCCAGCGTCGCCGGGGCCAAACGCATACTCCTAGCGACGGACGGCACGGTGACCGGCTACGGCGATGCCCACGCGCGGCACGCCCCTGAGACCATCCCTGGTCCAGAGGTCTGGATCGTCGACGACAGCCCCGCCATCCGGCTGTTGGCAAGGAGCGCGTTCCAGAGGGCCGGTTGGCAACCGACCGAGTTCGAGGACCTCCATTCTGTCCAGGGAGCGCTCGCCGAGGGGCCGGCTCCCGCCGCCGTCGTCCTGGACGTCTACCTGCCCGACGGCAACGGCCTGCACCACGCCAGGGAGTTCGTCGAGCGCGGGGCTGCCGTCATCATGCTCAGCAACCTCGCTGGACCCGAGCAAGTGGAGCAGGCGTTCGCGGCCGGTGCGATCGACATCGTCGCCAAGCCGCTCGACATGCGCAGCCTCGTGGCGCGCGTGGCACGGGCCGTCGACCAGGCGAGTGGAACCGACCGCCTCGGCGACGGGAACGCGGTCGGCCCAAGCTACTCGCCGGCAACGAACGGAACAGCGACCCTCGAAGCCATCTGA
- a CDS encoding HEAT repeat domain-containing protein, whose translation MRRAKLIVIFVLILAASTTVAITMGALLLRYGTTGADQSVSWRSLVVAMTGVGAAIGLMTIAHLSLFAARQLGAERTSKRTEAWLRTWSAVAAGGEPPAVAKGELVAASEGASLLMQEIEGREAVRLRAALDSAGVTGNDLRIAAAGGTGSTAGASAALERLAWAAVPAAMPLFRKAATSPEPRVAQAALLGACRVLGAQSVPEPLGRDVVAAIVAHAASAREPYGSRAFLAAAMATTGRHQAWLAATLLGRQAPEAVRAATLDAVGITRTSEAGAVVSQWLGSNRGSRRAVEAEVLSAALKALARLGHLDEAAEEAAVEATRHERTGVRVQAAHALVGATPERALPALWELLADKAFDVRLAAATALTACGSTGEALLKRCATSHRDPFAMDIASLMRSRRAPAALETSKPAATYASSGD comes from the coding sequence ATGCGCCGGGCGAAGCTGATCGTCATCTTCGTCCTGATACTCGCCGCCTCCACCACCGTCGCCATCACCATGGGCGCGCTCCTACTCAGGTACGGCACTACGGGTGCCGACCAGTCGGTCTCCTGGCGTTCGCTCGTCGTGGCCATGACCGGCGTCGGGGCAGCCATCGGCCTCATGACCATCGCCCACCTGTCCTTGTTCGCCGCGAGGCAGCTCGGCGCCGAACGGACGTCCAAGCGCACCGAGGCATGGTTGAGGACGTGGAGCGCGGTAGCGGCCGGTGGCGAGCCACCGGCGGTCGCGAAAGGCGAGTTGGTCGCGGCCTCGGAAGGGGCCTCTCTCCTCATGCAGGAAATCGAGGGGCGCGAGGCGGTCCGTCTTCGCGCGGCCCTCGACTCCGCCGGCGTGACCGGGAACGACCTACGCATCGCGGCAGCCGGAGGCACCGGGTCGACCGCGGGAGCTTCCGCCGCTCTCGAGCGCCTGGCCTGGGCCGCCGTGCCCGCCGCCATGCCCCTCTTCCGCAAGGCGGCTACCAGCCCGGAACCGCGCGTCGCCCAGGCGGCTTTGCTCGGCGCCTGTCGTGTGCTCGGAGCGCAGAGCGTTCCCGAGCCGCTCGGCCGCGACGTGGTCGCCGCCATCGTGGCGCATGCCGCCTCCGCTCGTGAACCGTACGGCTCACGAGCGTTCCTCGCCGCGGCCATGGCGACGACCGGCCGCCATCAGGCGTGGCTGGCGGCGACGCTGCTCGGGCGTCAGGCGCCCGAGGCCGTCAGGGCAGCCACGTTGGACGCCGTCGGGATAACACGCACGAGCGAGGCCGGAGCGGTCGTGTCCCAGTGGCTCGGCTCGAACCGCGGCTCCAGGCGCGCGGTCGAGGCCGAGGTCCTGTCCGCCGCCCTCAAGGCGCTCGCCCGTCTAGGGCATCTGGACGAGGCCGCCGAAGAAGCGGCCGTGGAGGCCACGCGGCACGAACGTACAGGCGTGCGCGTCCAGGCGGCGCACGCCCTCGTGGGTGCCACCCCGGAGCGCGCTCTGCCCGCCTTGTGGGAGTTGTTGGCCGACAAGGCGTTCGACGTGCGTCTCGCGGCCGCGACCGCGCTCACGGCGTGCGGCTCCACGGGGGAGGCGCTGCTCAAGCGCTGCGCGACGTCACACCGCGACCCGTTCGCGATGGACATCGCCAGCCTCATGCGTTCCCGACGCGCGCCGGCGGCGCTCGAGACCTCCAAGCCGGCGGCGACCTACGCCTCGAGCGGAGACTGA
- a CDS encoding glycosyltransferase, translating into MSLSEVLQLFVLLTFLVINGGNTAAIVLAARASMQRERRVSTLEEKVLMRSATYLPVSFLIPAYNEEATIVESLQSLLAMHYPEFEVIVTNDGSKDGTMAAMAEAFELVPCLPSPRRFTSHTTVRTAYRSRTRSNLFVLDKVNGGRADALNAALEQARYPVVVLTDADSLIDPEALQRAGTRFLDEPSLVALGGTIRVVNEADVVDGAVVRPRTPRNFIARWQLLEYLRAFITARAAMSQVGCLISVSGAFGIFRRSALLSVGGLRTDTVGEDLELTIRLHRHFRDLKLPYRIEFMLDPVCWTQVPEEAKVLARQRDRWHRGLFEALWAHRGMLFRRSYGLIGSMALPYAWYVEGLSPVLEVSGYLTIILMAVLGTLDWPFVGAFLALSVGYGTLVGLASAALDQTLPHSPKSAGDRYRLFIAVMTENLGYRQWLAVVRVLAMFKIKSSRGKWGAMTRRRFS; encoded by the coding sequence GTGTCGCTGTCGGAAGTACTACAGCTCTTCGTCCTCCTCACCTTCCTCGTCATCAACGGCGGCAACACGGCCGCCATCGTCCTCGCCGCGAGGGCGAGCATGCAGCGGGAGCGGCGCGTCTCGACCCTCGAGGAGAAGGTCCTCATGCGCTCCGCGACCTACTTGCCCGTGAGCTTCCTAATCCCGGCCTACAACGAGGAAGCGACGATCGTAGAGAGCCTCCAGAGCCTGCTCGCCATGCACTACCCGGAGTTCGAGGTGATCGTGACCAACGACGGCTCCAAGGACGGCACCATGGCGGCGATGGCGGAAGCCTTCGAGCTCGTCCCGTGCCTGCCGAGCCCCCGGCGGTTCACCTCGCATACGACCGTGCGAACGGCGTACCGCAGCAGGACGCGCTCCAACCTGTTCGTCCTCGACAAGGTGAACGGAGGCCGAGCCGACGCGCTCAACGCGGCCCTCGAGCAGGCGCGCTATCCCGTGGTCGTGCTCACGGACGCGGACAGCCTCATCGATCCCGAAGCGCTCCAGCGCGCAGGCACGCGTTTCCTGGACGAACCCTCGCTCGTGGCGCTCGGGGGCACCATCAGGGTCGTGAACGAGGCCGACGTGGTCGACGGGGCGGTGGTGCGGCCGCGCACGCCGCGCAACTTCATCGCTCGGTGGCAGCTCCTCGAGTACCTGCGCGCGTTCATCACCGCTCGGGCCGCCATGAGCCAGGTCGGCTGCCTGATCTCGGTCTCAGGGGCGTTCGGGATCTTCCGTCGGAGCGCGTTGCTGAGCGTCGGCGGGCTGCGAACGGACACCGTCGGCGAGGACCTGGAGCTGACGATCAGGCTTCACCGTCACTTCCGCGACCTGAAACTGCCGTACCGGATCGAGTTCATGCTCGACCCGGTGTGCTGGACGCAGGTTCCGGAGGAAGCCAAGGTGCTTGCCAGGCAGCGCGACCGGTGGCACCGCGGCCTGTTCGAGGCGCTGTGGGCGCACCGCGGCATGCTGTTCCGCAGGAGCTACGGTCTGATCGGCAGCATGGCGCTGCCGTACGCCTGGTACGTGGAGGGCCTCTCGCCCGTCCTCGAGGTCTCCGGCTACCTGACCATCATCCTCATGGCCGTGCTCGGGACCTTGGACTGGCCGTTCGTAGGCGCCTTCCTGGCGCTCTCCGTCGGCTACGGCACCCTGGTCGGCCTCGCCAGCGCCGCACTCGACCAGACGCTGCCACACTCGCCCAAGAGCGCCGGCGACCGCTACCGGCTGTTCATCGCCGTGATGACCGAGAACCTCGGCTACCGCCAGTGGCTGGCCGTCGTGCGGGTGCTGGCCATGTTCAAGATCAAGAGCAGCAGGGGCAAGTGGGGGGCGATGACCAGGCGGCGGTTCAGTTGA
- a CDS encoding tyrosine-type recombinase/integrase — translation MRPEIEVARSTDTLARAESWAALPPEELKRRAASAAANRDAEQLWALTEAYLFLHGSRGAKVSRHTLRTYRRGVLDLVEAWAGENLLRPSRDAGVVYMRRLEAGPPPAALQPAKTKRAPDGAKDEPLSPASLQVKLAAARTLYKALRWAGATEARPFDDVRVAKDPTPAWEKRRPYSDDEVEALLEFADPAEKVVVLLGAHAGLRISEMTDLGWTDLDLERGQLRVRSGKGGKAATVSLTKRLRDALSDLRLVDMSGHNGKNRQRDPGLVLPWAADHARRRFKRVCALAGVEYASAGVHGLRHGAGTRYYRQTGDLGRVAAHLRHADIQTTRIYAKISAQSIGEDIEDW, via the coding sequence ATGAGACCGGAGATCGAAGTCGCCCGCAGCACCGACACGCTCGCCCGCGCCGAGTCTTGGGCCGCGCTGCCGCCCGAGGAGCTCAAGCGCAGAGCCGCCAGCGCGGCCGCTAACCGCGACGCCGAGCAGCTCTGGGCCCTGACCGAAGCGTACCTCTTCCTGCACGGTTCGCGTGGCGCCAAGGTCAGCCGGCACACGCTGCGCACGTACCGGCGCGGCGTCCTCGACCTCGTCGAGGCCTGGGCCGGCGAGAACCTCCTGCGCCCGAGCCGGGACGCCGGCGTGGTCTACATGCGGCGCCTCGAGGCCGGGCCGCCGCCGGCCGCTCTGCAGCCCGCCAAGACCAAGCGTGCACCCGACGGCGCCAAGGACGAACCGCTCAGCCCGGCGTCCTTACAGGTGAAGCTCGCCGCGGCTCGCACGCTCTACAAGGCCCTGCGCTGGGCGGGCGCGACGGAAGCGCGCCCGTTCGACGACGTCAGGGTCGCCAAGGACCCGACGCCGGCGTGGGAGAAACGCCGCCCCTATAGCGACGACGAGGTCGAGGCGCTCCTGGAGTTCGCCGACCCGGCCGAGAAGGTCGTCGTGCTCCTCGGCGCCCACGCCGGCCTTCGGATCTCGGAGATGACCGACCTCGGGTGGACCGACCTCGACCTGGAGCGCGGTCAGCTGCGCGTGCGCTCCGGCAAAGGCGGCAAGGCCGCGACCGTCAGCCTCACTAAGCGCCTCAGGGACGCGCTTTCTGACCTCAGGCTCGTCGATATGTCCGGTCACAACGGCAAGAACAGGCAGCGAGACCCGGGCCTGGTGCTGCCTTGGGCGGCTGACCACGCCAGGCGGAGGTTCAAGCGTGTCTGCGCTCTGGCCGGTGTGGAGTACGCGAGCGCGGGCGTGCATGGCCTGCGCCACGGCGCGGGTACCCGCTACTACCGTCAGACCGGCGACCTCGGCAGGGTCGCGGCCCATCTGCGGCACGCGGACATCCAGACCACGCGCATCTACGCCAAGATCAGCGCGCAGTCCATCGGGGAGGACATCGAGGACTGGTGA